From the genome of Treponema peruense:
ACCCGCCGCAAACACCTTCGCCCAACATCGCCTTTTATGCAGAAATACAGGAAGACTCAAACGGAAGCTGGATCTGCACGCTGAACGCAATTGACAGTTCCCGGGAAAAATCTGTAAACGCAACAAAAAAATATGCTTCTTACTATAAAATTCTTCTTGACGCAAAGGCTTCACTTGAAAACCTGCTTAAAAATCTGAGTACGGGGGTTTCCGGTACGGCAGAAGAAAGTACCGCGCAGGAACCTGCACAGACTGCTGTACCGTCAGAACCTGACACAGAAAAACAGACAAGCCCTATAGAACAGCTTGCAGGAACATGGAACGGTGAAGACCATATAGAAAAAATACTGATTCTACGCAGCGGAAGAGGATTCGTAATCTTTGAAAACGGTGCGAGCATGAATATTTCTGTAGAAGAAGCAGGCGGTTCAGTAAAGATAACGCAGACTTCAAGGCCGAATGCTTCTTT
Proteins encoded in this window:
- a CDS encoding TP0183 family DNA metabolism protein, which produces MHAGKILLGILMLLYSAAYAATTVDFYATVSSSDDENMIKMTTDLFYSQFLSINGYAVNDRRDTAYPPQTPSPNIAFYAEIQEDSNGSWICTLNAIDSSREKSVNATKKYASYYKILLDAKASLENLLKNLSTGVSGTAEESTAQEPAQTAVPSEPDTEKQTSPIEQLAGTWNGEDHIEKILILRSGRGFVIFENGASMNISVEEAGGSVKITQTSRPNASFFPELPRALALKNAAQSQPVEWNLTLAEDGSLKGSKTTLVESRSSDTGVSRGTVAVEWKRR